In a genomic window of Polypterus senegalus isolate Bchr_013 chromosome 13, ASM1683550v1, whole genome shotgun sequence:
- the c13h16orf89 gene encoding UPF0764 protein C16orf89 homolog isoform X2 — MDANSAAHVSKVRKLMQRLDGTLQQASYTLQESDPSYFREFEPILESGFWSLPKMWNTTSPHLVYSAFQEVACFSEQLSDKCIALLLGTWKDNGTPCIVTNSCRNLMTRFGCADYSLSHQLLYFMIGQMKGCSNILQGERRGSRINMTGREYERIFCSNMMKRNVAFENSGFPVETHDIFMENIMLCGMAGYSDFYKSSWLRRILAWQDPEEGCFGRHEGLAKSRMQERKVLEIMELHKRVKRREKTLHDGCSSHMTAVAVSALGGYLDYYQTEQDVTKRPLA; from the exons ATGGACGCCAACAGTGCAGCCCATGTCTCCAAAGTGAGGAAGCTGATGCAGAGACTGGACGGTACCCTCCAGCAGGCATCCTACACCCTACAGGAGAGCGATCCATCTTACTTCAGAG AATTCGAGCCCATTCTAGAGAGCGGCTTTTGGAGCCTCCCCAAAATGTGGAACACGACCAGCCCACATCTGGTCTACTCGGCCTTCCAGGAGGTGGCGTGCTTCAGTGAGCAGCTCAGTGACAAGTGCATCGCTCTCCTGCTTGGAACCTG gaaaGACAATGGAACTCCATGTATTGTCACAAACTCCTGCAGAAACCTGATGACGAGGTTTGGATGTGCCGATTATTCCCTCTCTCATCAGCTGCTGTACTTTATGATTGGACAAATG AAAGGCTGTTCAAACATCCTGCAAGGAGAGCGCAGAGGGTCACGCATCAACATGACCGGACGCGAATACGAAAGGATCTTCTGCTCTAACATGATGAAACGGAACGTGGCCTTCGAAAACAGTGGATTTCCAGTCGAGACGCACGACATCTTTATGGAGAACA TAATGCTGTGTGGGATGGCAGGCTATTCTGATTTCTACAAGTCCAGCTGGCTAAGGCGCATCCTTGCATGGCAGGACCCTGAAGAGGGCTGTTTTGGAAGACACG AGGGGCTGGCCAAGTCTCGTATGCAGGAAAGGAAGGTTTTGGAGATTATGGAGCTTCATAAGAGAGTGAAGAGGAGAGAAAAAACGCTGCATG ATGGTTGTTCGAGTCACATGACAGCAGTGGCAGTAAGTGCACTAGGAGGGTACCTGGACTACTACCAGACAGAACAGGACGTCACGAAGAGGCCACTGGCATAG
- the c13h16orf89 gene encoding UPF0764 protein C16orf89 homolog isoform X1, with the protein MRSHLLLLLSCALVLFHGEGQPVEVSELLRALDKAVGFFQREFRQLNLDGVVGFGILNAELGEALRRWPHTDHSMDANSAAHVSKVRKLMQRLDGTLQQASYTLQESDPSYFREFEPILESGFWSLPKMWNTTSPHLVYSAFQEVACFSEQLSDKCIALLLGTWKDNGTPCIVTNSCRNLMTRFGCADYSLSHQLLYFMIGQMKGCSNILQGERRGSRINMTGREYERIFCSNMMKRNVAFENSGFPVETHDIFMENIMLCGMAGYSDFYKSSWLRRILAWQDPEEGCFGRHEGLAKSRMQERKVLEIMELHKRVKRREKTLHDGCSSHMTAVAVSALGGYLDYYQTEQDVTKRPLA; encoded by the exons ATGCGCTCTCATCTTCTCCTGCTGCTGTCCTGTGCACTGGTGCTGTTCCACGGCGAAGGGCAGCCGGTAGAGGTCAGCGAGCTGCTCCGGGCACTGGACAAGGCGGTTGGCTTCTTTCAAAGAGAGTTTCGGCAGCTCAACCTGGACGGGGTGGTCGGTTTTGGCATCTTAAATG CCGAGTTGGGCGAGGCCTTACGACGGTGGCCTCACACAGATCATTCAATGGACGCCAACAGTGCAGCCCATGTCTCCAAAGTGAGGAAGCTGATGCAGAGACTGGACGGTACCCTCCAGCAGGCATCCTACACCCTACAGGAGAGCGATCCATCTTACTTCAGAG AATTCGAGCCCATTCTAGAGAGCGGCTTTTGGAGCCTCCCCAAAATGTGGAACACGACCAGCCCACATCTGGTCTACTCGGCCTTCCAGGAGGTGGCGTGCTTCAGTGAGCAGCTCAGTGACAAGTGCATCGCTCTCCTGCTTGGAACCTG gaaaGACAATGGAACTCCATGTATTGTCACAAACTCCTGCAGAAACCTGATGACGAGGTTTGGATGTGCCGATTATTCCCTCTCTCATCAGCTGCTGTACTTTATGATTGGACAAATG AAAGGCTGTTCAAACATCCTGCAAGGAGAGCGCAGAGGGTCACGCATCAACATGACCGGACGCGAATACGAAAGGATCTTCTGCTCTAACATGATGAAACGGAACGTGGCCTTCGAAAACAGTGGATTTCCAGTCGAGACGCACGACATCTTTATGGAGAACA TAATGCTGTGTGGGATGGCAGGCTATTCTGATTTCTACAAGTCCAGCTGGCTAAGGCGCATCCTTGCATGGCAGGACCCTGAAGAGGGCTGTTTTGGAAGACACG AGGGGCTGGCCAAGTCTCGTATGCAGGAAAGGAAGGTTTTGGAGATTATGGAGCTTCATAAGAGAGTGAAGAGGAGAGAAAAAACGCTGCATG ATGGTTGTTCGAGTCACATGACAGCAGTGGCAGTAAGTGCACTAGGAGGGTACCTGGACTACTACCAGACAGAACAGGACGTCACGAAGAGGCCACTGGCATAG